CGACGAGGCTGTCCGCTACGCGCGATTGCTGAGCGCGCCGCTGGTCGTCGCGCACGTCGACGTCACGCGCTTCGTGACGTACGAGGACCCGGACGGCTACGTCCATTCGGCTCCGATCGACATCAACTTCGACGCCGGCGCCGCGGAGTTCGAGGCGGTCGAGGCCACGGCCGCCCGACTTCTGGCGGGGACCGACATCACCTGGACGGCTCGGCAGCTGGTCGGTGACCCGGCCCTGGCCATCAAGCAGCTCGCCAACAAGCTCGACGCCCAGCTGATCGTCGTCGGCACGCGCAAACGCGGCATCGGCGAGTCGATCAGGGAGTTCTTCACCGGATCGGTCGCCGCACGTCTTGCGCACCGACAGCATCGTTCGATCCTGGTCG
This DNA window, taken from Microbacterium maritypicum, encodes the following:
- a CDS encoding universal stress protein, whose translation is MTDNTSTPSDEAAQNAALQKAVIVGMQVDQDRHVIDEAVRYARLLSAPLVVAHVDVTRFVTYEDPDGYVHSAPIDINFDAGAAEFEAVEATAARLLAGTDITWTARQLVGDPALAIKQLANKLDAQLIVVGTRKRGIGESIREFFTGSVAARLAHRQHRSILVVPLGESVPDEQKEIWPEQ